GCGGAAGTGGCCAGCACGTTCAACGAACAATTGCTGTCGCATCACTTGCTTGAGAATGCTCAAGACGATGCCGAGCGAGCCTATTTGATCAACAATGAACTCGACAGCATCCGCGCCACCGTGGTCCGGCAAACGATGTTCGCGGAGTTCGAAAAGAAGACGCACGAGATGGCGGAAGCCGGTGAGCCATTGACGGTCGCGTCATTCCGCGCGGTGTATCGCGAATTGCTCGACGCTTACTTCGGTCCCGATTTCATCGTCGATGATGCGTTGGAACTGGAATGTTTCCGCATCCCTCACTTCTACCGTGCGTTCTACGTCTACAAGTACGCCACCGGACTCAGTGCCGCCGTGGCTCTCAGTCGTCGCGTGCTCGGTGGCGGCGAATCGGAACTGAATGATTACCTGAACTTCTTGCGTGGTGGTTGCAGCCAAGACCCATTGGATCTGCTTCGTGGTGCTGGTGTCGACATGACCCAGCCCGAAGCGGTGAAGACGACCTTGGATCACTTCGCCAGTCTTTCCAAGCAACTCGACGAACTGCTGTGACCGACGCTCCCCATCGTCTGGAACTGACCGGAATTCGCAAACACTTTGGATCGACCAAGGCGCTTGATGGCGTGGACTTGGTCGTTGGTCCGGGGGAAGTGCACGCGATCATCGGCGAAAACGGTGCTGGCAAGAGCACGTTGATGAAGGTTTTGTCTGGTGCCCATTGCCCGGACGCCGGTCGGATTCAAATCGATGGGGAAGAAGTCGATCTGAGCAACCCGCGAGCCTCCCAGGCCGCGGGCATCGCGATGATTTATCAGGAGCTGAACTTGGCTCCCGATTTGTCGGTCGCGGACAACATCACCCTGGGCGACGAACCGTCTCGTTGGGGCGGACGGGGCGGTGGTTGGCTGGATCGTAGCCGGCAAAATGCCATCGCCAAGGAAGCTTTGAAGCGGTTGCACTGCGAAGACATTGATCCGGCGCAACCCGTTCGCGAATTGTCGATCGCTCAGCAGCAAATGGTCGAGATCGCTCGGGCGGTCGTGGCCGATCGCACGCTGAAACTGTTGATCTTGGACGAACCCACGAGCAGCCTGACCCAGGTCGACACCGAGAACCTGTTCGCGGTGATCGAGCGACTGAAGTCCGAAGGCGTCAGCGTGCTGTACATCAGCCATTTCCTCGAAGAGTGTCAGCGGATCGGGGATCGCTTCACCGTGCTCCGCGATGGCGTGACAGCCGGCTCAGGCAGCTTGATGGAAACCGATTCGGACTGGATGCCGATGGATTCCATCGTGCAGATGATGGTCGGTCGAGAGATCTCCGAGCTCTATCCCGACCTCGATCACGTTCGCGGCGAACCCGTGTTGCAACTCGAAAACGTTCGCGGGTCACGATTGCCAACCGATGTTTCGTTGACGCTGCATCGCGGCGAGATCTTGGGGCTGGCCGGGTTGATCGGCGCGGGACGGACCGAAACCGTTCGTGCTCTGTTTGGGCTGGATCGATTGGCGTCTGGCAAAGTCGTCGTGATGGGCCGCGAAAATGCGCGACGGGATCCGCAGAAGAGTTGGATCCGAGACGCGATGGGTTTGGTGTCCGAGGATCGCAAGAACGAAGGGTTGTTCTTGGAACGCAGTCTGACCGAGAACTTGACGCTGACTCGTACGGAGCCTTACCGACGAGGCCCGTTCCTTCGCCGATCGGAAATGAAGAAGGCGACCGAGCACTGGATGAAAGAATTGGCGGTTCGGGCGAGTGACCCCGATCAGGCGATCGGCGAGTTGTCAGGCGGGAACCAACAGAAAATCGCCTTGGCTCGTTTGCTGCATCACGATTGTGAGATCCTGTTGCTCGATGAGCCCACTCGGGGCATCGACATCGGCAGCAAACGCACGATCTATCAAACGATTGGTGAGTTGGCGGCGCAAGGCAAAGCGATCTTGTTGATCAGCAGTTACTTGCCCGAGTTGCTCGGCGTCTGCGATTCAATCGGCGTGATTCACCAAGGACGCCTGACCGGCATCCGCCCAGCAAGCGAGTGGACCGAACACAGTCTGCTGACCGAAGCGCTCGGCGCTGCGGCCACAACCGAGTGAGTCATGGGACGCCTCCGCCCCAACGGGACGACTCTATCTGATTAACGCCGCCCCTTTGGGGCTACCGACATTCGCGCCGTTCTGAAAACCCAGGGCGTTGCCCTGGGCTAGATTAGGCTCGGCCCGTTGGGCCTGGGGAATGTGCAGCGAAGCTGCATTGTGTCTCCGTCCGCCCCAACGGGGCACCGCTATTTCAGCCCAGGGCAACGCCCTGGGAAACCGGCGGCAAAACCACGCCATAGTCCCAACGGGGCGGCCCTATCCATCGCTGTCTGACGAGCGCCGCCTCGTTTCGTTGGGGCGACCGCATCTGTTCTGTTCGGCCCCAGAAACCCAGGGCGTTGCCCTGGGCTAAAATGGGCTCGGCCCATTGGGCCTGTGGCGAATCGGGCCTGGAGCGAATCCGTTACGGTGCATTGAATCGTGAATTCGCTGCTCGAAAACTCACGTAACACACTGTCAGTCGTTTTGCGGTGTGTCGAAGATGCGGTCGCCGGCGTCGCCGAGGCCGGGGACGATGAAGGCTTGTTCGTTCAAGCTGGGATCGACCGCAGCGACGAACAGTTTGACGTGGGGGAAATCGTTTGCGACGCGGTCGAGTCCGGGTTGCGACGCGATGATGCTGAGCACGCGAATGTCTTCGACGCCCCACCGCATCAAACGGCGAACGACCATGTCGATCGAGCCGCCGGTGGCCAGCATCGGATCGAGCACCAAGGCAACGTTCGGTGCACCCTTCTTCGGCAGTTTGTCGTAGTAGCCAACCGGTTCGGCAGTTTGCTCGTTGCGATACAAACCGAGGTGCCACACCGAGGCGTCGGGAATCAAATCCAACAACGGATCGACCATCCCCAGTCCAGCTCGAAGCACAGGCACGATCCCGATGTCGGTCGCCAGTTCGTGACACGGTGCGTCGGCAACCGGAGTTGGAATGGTGACGGGTTGTGTCGGCAAGTCATCCGTCGCGCGAACTCCGATCAACATTGCCAACCGCGAAACCGCCGCGCGGAACTCAGACGGTCGCGTCCGTTTGTCTCGCAATTGACAAAGGTGATGCGAAACCAAAGGGTGCTGCAAAACGTGAACGTGCGACATGGCTTGGGCTGGTCCCGACGGGTGAGCGTTGAAAGAGTGGTTGCCAAACCGTTTACGTTTCTGATCGATGTCATCGATGTCAAGGACGTGTTGGTCTTTGAGGTCGAAATCAATGCGACGCTTGCGGTGAGGGGCAAGTGCGAGTGGACGGTGTCGGGCACTGACTATGGAGTCATGTTTTCCAATGCGACGGGAGGCGGGAGCCTCCGGGGCAGTGCGTTCCAAGGCAGGAGCCTTGGAACGAGTGACCTAGTAGAGAGCCTCTGGGGCAGTGCGTTCCAAGGCGGGAGCCTTGGAACGAGTGACTTAGGTCGGGCCGATGCCATCGGCTGTGTTCCAGAAGCCGCCGCGGGCGTGATCGAAGGTTGGTTTTTGGCCGCGGATCTTTTCGCGAAAACCGCCGTCGATGGACCACACGATGGAACCGTTCACGATCGTCGTGACCGGCCATCCGCGAAGAGTCTCGCCGTTCCAGGGGCTCCAGCGGTTCTTCGTGTGTTGGTCTTCGTCGCGAATCGTGCGCTCGGAATTCATGCGGACCAACACCAAGTCAGCGTCGTAGCCGTTGGCAATGCGGCCCTTGCCGGTGATGTCCCAGACCCGTGCGGGGGCATCGCTCATCCAGTGAGCAATCTGTGGCATCGTGACCTTGCCAGCGTTGCATTGATTCAGCATCAACGCCAGCGAGTTCTCGACCGCTGGCAAACCCGATGGTGACTGCGGGTAGGGTTGGGCTTTTTCTTCCAGCGTGTGAGGCGCGTGGTCGGTCGCGATGACTTGGATGACATCGTCTTGCAGTGCTTGCCAAAGCTTGGCGTTGTCCGCCGCGGTTTTGATCGAGGGGTTCATTTGAATCCGTGAACCCAAGCGGTCGTAATCATCCACGTTGAAGAACAAGTGGTGTGGGCAGACTTCCGCGGTCAGGTATGGCGATGGATCCGCGAGCGACACGAGTTCCGCGCCGGTGGACACATGCAAGACATGAAAACGATGTTGATGCCGACGGGCCAACTCGGTGGCTCGTGCGGTTGAGATCACCGCAGCGGCTTCATCGCGGATGCGGGAGTGATCGTGAATGTCGGTGGTCCCGGCCAGTCGTTCCGCGTTGGCTCGCACGGTCGTTTCGTCTTCGCAGTGGGCGCAGATCGGCAGAGTCGTCTCGGCGAAGATGCGTTCCAAGGCGGCTTGTTCGTCGACCAACAGGTTTCCGGTGCTGCTACCGATGAAGATCTTGATGCCGGGAACGTTTTGAGCGGCATTCAACTCGGCCACGTTGTCCGGTGTCGCGCCGATGTAGAAGCCGTAGTTGACCAGCGACTTTTCGGCTGCCAGTGCTTCTTTGGCTTGGACACCTTCGACGGTGACCGCAGGTGGTTTCGTGTTGGGCATTTCCAAGAACGTGGTCACGCCACCGGCGGCACACGCATGAGACGCCGTCGCCAAGTCTTCTTTGTGCGTCAGACCTGGTTCGCGAAAGTGGACTTGATCGTCGATCACGCCCGGCATCAGGAACAGATCATCCGCTTCGATCAGATGATCGCAGGAAGCGGTGGAAGAAGCATCCACGTCGAGAATTTTGCCGTCTTCGATCAAGACGTGGCGAAGGTCGACGGTGCCGGAAGAACTGTGGATGCCATCGCCAGGCAAAACCGCCTGCGCGTTTCGAATCAGAGTGCGAGCCATCAAGGAGACCAAGCTGA
Above is a window of Rhodopirellula islandica DNA encoding:
- a CDS encoding sugar ABC transporter ATP-binding protein, which encodes MTDAPHRLELTGIRKHFGSTKALDGVDLVVGPGEVHAIIGENGAGKSTLMKVLSGAHCPDAGRIQIDGEEVDLSNPRASQAAGIAMIYQELNLAPDLSVADNITLGDEPSRWGGRGGGWLDRSRQNAIAKEALKRLHCEDIDPAQPVRELSIAQQQMVEIARAVVADRTLKLLILDEPTSSLTQVDTENLFAVIERLKSEGVSVLYISHFLEECQRIGDRFTVLRDGVTAGSGSLMETDSDWMPMDSIVQMMVGREISELYPDLDHVRGEPVLQLENVRGSRLPTDVSLTLHRGEILGLAGLIGAGRTETVRALFGLDRLASGKVVVMGRENARRDPQKSWIRDAMGLVSEDRKNEGLFLERSLTENLTLTRTEPYRRGPFLRRSEMKKATEHWMKELAVRASDPDQAIGELSGGNQQKIALARLLHHDCEILLLDEPTRGIDIGSKRTIYQTIGELAAQGKAILLISSYLPELLGVCDSIGVIHQGRLTGIRPASEWTEHSLLTEALGAAATTE
- the upp gene encoding uracil phosphoribosyltransferase, which translates into the protein MSHVHVLQHPLVSHHLCQLRDKRTRPSEFRAAVSRLAMLIGVRATDDLPTQPVTIPTPVADAPCHELATDIGIVPVLRAGLGMVDPLLDLIPDASVWHLGLYRNEQTAEPVGYYDKLPKKGAPNVALVLDPMLATGGSIDMVVRRLMRWGVEDIRVLSIIASQPGLDRVANDFPHVKLFVAAVDPSLNEQAFIVPGLGDAGDRIFDTPQND
- a CDS encoding dihydroorotase, whose protein sequence is MARTLIRNAQAVLPGDGIHSSSGTVDLRHVLIEDGKILDVDASSTASCDHLIEADDLFLMPGVIDDQVHFREPGLTHKEDLATASHACAAGGVTTFLEMPNTKPPAVTVEGVQAKEALAAEKSLVNYGFYIGATPDNVAELNAAQNVPGIKIFIGSSTGNLLVDEQAALERIFAETTLPICAHCEDETTVRANAERLAGTTDIHDHSRIRDEAAAVISTARATELARRHQHRFHVLHVSTGAELVSLADPSPYLTAEVCPHHLFFNVDDYDRLGSRIQMNPSIKTAADNAKLWQALQDDVIQVIATDHAPHTLEEKAQPYPQSPSGLPAVENSLALMLNQCNAGKVTMPQIAHWMSDAPARVWDITGKGRIANGYDADLVLVRMNSERTIRDEDQHTKNRWSPWNGETLRGWPVTTIVNGSIVWSIDGGFREKIRGQKPTFDHARGGFWNTADGIGPT